In a single window of the Raphanus sativus cultivar WK10039 chromosome 9, ASM80110v3, whole genome shotgun sequence genome:
- the LOC108823484 gene encoding 65-kDa microtubule-associated protein 3, whose translation MAKDPILQVETTCGSLLYELQIIWDEVGETETDRDQMLLDLERECLEVYRRKVDQANRCRAQLRQAIADAEAELASICSAMGERPVHIRQSDQSVGSLKQELGKILPELEEMQKRKTERRSQFLLVLEEIENITNDIKGQGEHVLSKPLVDETDLSMRKLEELHSHLQALQKEKSERVETIRKHLCTLYSHCSVLGMDFNEVVSQVNPTLTDPEGPRSLSDHTIDNLDAAVQKLREVKIQRMQKLQDLATNMLELWNLMDTPIEEQQEYQHITCNIAASEHEITQANSLSEDFIKYVEAEVVRLDEVKASKMKELVMKKRSELEEICRKTHMLPVSDSTMDQTIVAIESGIVDATLVLGHLEQHISKVKEEALSRKEILEKVEKWLSACDEESWLEEYNRDDNRYNAGRGAHLTLKRAEKARNLVNKLPGMVEALASKTIVWEQEKGIEFLYDGIRLLSMLEEYTLLRQEREEEHRRQRDHKKLQGQLIAEQEALYGSKPSPSKPLGGKKAPRISTGGAATNRRLSLGAGMHQTPKPNKKADQRQVDGALSTGRRGLDVAGLPSRKQSMNPCEQLQSPLVRKPFSPISTTVVASKANIATPQQLVPNSKSNAVNEMSSFATPVKNNIIKNLEEEKMMSMLQTPKNVAAMIPIPSTPATISVPMQTAPTPLNNYARLLPEKTEVVEYSFEERRLAFMLQSESLIHV comes from the exons ATGGCAAAAGATCCGATTCTTCAAGTAGAAACAACATGTGGATCTCTCCTTTACGAACTTCAG attatttGGGATGAAGTTGGAGAAACAGAAACTGATAGAGATCAGATGTTGCTTGACCTCGAACGTGAGTGCTTGGAAGTTTACAGAAGAAAAGTTGACCAAGCTAATCGATGCAGAGCTCAGCTAAGGCAAGCTATTGCTGATGCTGAAGCTGAACTAGCTTCCATCTGTTCTGCTATGGGAGAACGCCCTGTGCATATTAGACAG TCTGATCAAAGCGTTGGGAGCTTGAAACAAGAGCTTGGGAAGATTCTCCCTGAATTGGAAGAGATGCAGAAGAGGAAAACCGAGAGAAGAAGCCAGTTCCTTCTTGTCCTAGAAGAAATTGAGAATATCACTAATGATATCAAAGGTCAAGGAGAACATGTTCTCTCCAAACCACTCGTCGATGAGACTGATTTGTCTATGAGAAAGCTTGAGGAGTTACACTCCCATCTGCAAGCACTTCAGAAGGAGAAG AGTGAACGAGTGGAGACTATCCGGAAGCACCTGTGTACTCTATATTCTCATTGTTCAGTACTTGGAATGGACTTCAATGAGGTTGTTAGCCAAGTGAATCCCACATTAACTGATCCAGAGGGACCAAGAAGCTTAAGTGATCATACCATTGACAACTTGGATGCTGCAGTTCAAAAGCTGAGGGAGGTTAAGATACAGAGAATGCAGAAG cTTCAAGATCTAGCAACAAACATGTTAGAGCTCTGGAATTTGATGGATACACCCATAGAAGAGCAGCAAGAGTATCAGCATATTACCTGCAATATAGCTGCATCAGAACATGAAATAACTCAAGCCAATAGTCTCTCTGAAGACTTCATCAAATAC GTTGAAGCAGAAGTTGTCCGATTGGATGAGGTAAAGGCAAGCAAAATGAAGGAACTTGTTATGAAGAAGAGATCAGAGCTAGAGGAGATATGTAGGAAAACCCACATGTTACCAGTTTCAGATAGTACTATGGATCAGACTATAGTGGCCATAGAATCTGGTATTGTGGATGCCACGTTGGTCCTGGGGCATCTTGAGCAACATATATCTAAGGTCAAAGAGGAAGCTCTAAGTAGGAAAGAGATACTTGAGAAGGTCGAGAAATGGTTGTCTGCCTGCGATGAAGAAAGCTGGCTTGAAGAATACAACAGG GACGATAACAGATACAATGCTGGTAGAGGAGCTCATCTTACTCTCAAGCGTGCTGAGAAAGCTCGTAATCTTGTTAACAAACTTCCAG GAATGGTAGAAGCACTGGCTTCGAAGACAATAGTTTGGGAACAAGAGAAGGGAATTGAATTTCTCTATGATGGT ATCCGTCTTTTGTCCATGCTTGAGGAGTATACCTTACTGAGGcaggaaagagaagaagaacaccGTCGCCAACGG GATCATAAGAAACTCCAAGGACAACTCATAGCAGAACAAGAGGCGCTCTATGGATCAAAACCGAGCCCATCAAAACCCCTTGGTGGCAAAAAGGCTCCAAGAATCTCAACGGGTGGTGCAGCAACCAACCGAAGACTCTCCTTAGGGGCAGGGATGCATCAGACTCCTAAGCCTAACAAGAAAGCAGATCAACGCCAAGTCGATGGAGCTTTATCAACTG GAAGAAGAGGGCTTGATGTTGCTGGACTTCCCTCAAGGAAACAGTCAATGAATCCTTGTGAACAGCTACAGTCTCCACTAGTTCGCAAGCCATTCTCACCCATCTCTACCACGGTGGTTGCATCAAAGGCCAACATAGCAACGCCACAGCAACTTGTTCCAAACTCGAAAAGCAACGCAGTAAACGAGATGTCCTCCTTTGCAACTCCGGTCAAGAACAACATTATCAAGAATttggaagaagagaagatgatgTCGATGTTGCAAACACCAAAGAATGTCGCAGCTATGATTCCCATTCCATCAACACCAGCAACAATCTCTGTCCCGATGCAAACTGCACCAACTCCACTCAACAACTATGCAAGATTGCTCCCTGAAAAGACTGAAGTTGTTGAGTACTCGTTTGAGGAACGAAGACTCGCCTTCATGCTACAATCTGAGTCTCTGATCCACGTCTGA